The sequence ACAGAATTGACCGCCGCCATATCTGGCCCGGAAAATGCCTAAAAATTCCGCAAAATTTTGAATCTATCAAAAATTTCACCCCTCTACCTAAAAATTTGGATAAAGCGAAAAATTATCCGAAATATGTCTTTATCAGCCTAAAAGAACAATTTTTGGGCGCTTATGAATTCGGCGAGCTGAAATTTTCTATGCCGATTACTTCCGGCCGCAAAGGCCATTTTATGCCTAAAGGAATTTTTAAAGTGTTGGGGCGCGATAAAAACCATCGCTCCTCTCTTTACAAAATAGAGAAAACCAATATTCCTTACCCGATGTTCTGGGGCGTTAAATTCTATATTTCAAAAGACGGAACCACATTTTGGATCCACAGCCGCGATTTGCCCGGTTATCCCGATTCTCACGGCTGTATCGGGCTCTACGACGAAGAAATGCAAAAAAAATATTACGGTTTTCCCAAAGAGCCGAGACTTAATGACTCTAAAAAGTTTTATTTTTGGCTTTTTCCCGACAGCGCAAACGATGAAAAACCGTTTGATTTTCCAAAAAACGGGCCGATTATTCCAA is a genomic window of Candidatus Niyogibacteria bacterium containing:
- a CDS encoding L,D-transpeptidase family protein, encoding MKKLAKIPLIFIFLFFYVFYFYSYAFSQIPKKPPNSCQPLFPSDKLIEWECYRIKKGETLENLFGDYYEAVLRFNRIDRRHIWPGKCLKIPQNFESIKNFTPLPKNLDKAKNYPKYVFISLKEQFLGAYEFGELKFSMPITSGRKGHFMPKGIFKVLGRDKNHRSSLYKIEKTNIPYPMFWGVKFYISKDGTTFWIHSRDLPGYPDSHGCIGLYDEEMQKKYYGFPKEPRLNDSKKFYFWLFPDSANDEKPFDFPKNGPIIPIEII